A DNA window from Pseudodesulfovibrio thermohalotolerans contains the following coding sequences:
- a CDS encoding PEP/pyruvate-binding domain-containing protein, with protein MGLFDWLRFRKKEKTPEERAEMRRVFATRYDHFRLLIQANTRAHELMGELEEALRGFTPYGMHFVRTLCTRISTSIYQMVRHLGELEEKGHEELVAAMQTINERIMEELEPEVHVVGGEVVIDLSEVNRDHADLCGPKMAMLGEAGSSLGLRIPSGFVITVAAYQQFARNQGLGAEIDRLIQTMSGDDRESVFQVSSSIMQLIMETRLPDDLAAAILDAYDKLAEKLGSPPDLAVRSSALGEDIEGSSFAGQYRSVLNVDRASLLDAYKEVAASKYSRQAMAYRLSHGIRDDDVAMSVGCMTMVESAVGGVAYSGNPVNVRDDRISISSVWGLPKPVVDGTAGTDEFIVSRDPLRLEEVHVAEKTDMYVCSDDEGVCREKLTEDKASQPSLTEEQALVVARETVRIEEHFGTPQDIEWAMSPDGAFHLLQCRPLMRVSSGEHSTPSANLPKPVLTGGKTASPGVGVGPAFVVRKDVDALSFPDGGVMILRQALPSRAALLDRASALISEQGGMAGHLANVAREFGVPALFGVKGAVSRFENGQILTVDAEGRAVYDGAVEALLKEHTRQRIMRGSPVQGALRKAARHIVRLNLTNPESPEFKPSNCRTLHDVMRYCHERAVNVMFEFGTHDDYIEAASRQLICDVPKQFWILNLDDGFSPEGQERKDRCILLKHIVSYPMQKLWEGMQAVPWEGPPPVHGRGLMSVMFEATMNPDLVPSTGTRYTQKNYFMVSKNYCSLQSRFGFHFCGVEALVGDRVSENYASFQFKGGAANMERRIRRARFVGDLLEMYDFRVRVRQDNMFARVEGLDRETMGHRLKIIGYLITHTRQLDMIMSDEAAIARRRERFLNDFKMFDENSEEGE; from the coding sequence ATGGGCCTGTTCGATTGGCTGCGGTTCCGGAAAAAGGAAAAGACCCCAGAGGAGCGGGCAGAAATGCGCCGCGTCTTCGCCACCCGCTACGATCACTTCCGGCTGCTTATCCAGGCCAACACCCGCGCCCATGAGCTCATGGGCGAACTGGAAGAGGCCCTGCGCGGCTTCACCCCCTACGGTATGCATTTCGTGCGCACCCTGTGCACGCGTATTTCCACATCCATCTACCAAATGGTCCGCCATCTGGGAGAGTTGGAGGAGAAGGGGCACGAAGAGCTTGTGGCGGCCATGCAGACCATCAACGAAAGAATCATGGAGGAGCTGGAACCCGAGGTCCATGTCGTGGGCGGCGAGGTGGTCATCGACCTGTCCGAGGTCAACCGCGACCACGCAGACCTGTGCGGTCCCAAGATGGCCATGCTCGGCGAGGCCGGGTCCAGCCTCGGCCTGCGCATCCCGTCCGGTTTCGTCATCACCGTGGCCGCCTATCAGCAGTTCGCGCGGAACCAGGGGCTTGGGGCCGAAATCGACCGGCTTATCCAGACCATGTCGGGCGACGACCGGGAATCCGTGTTCCAGGTCTCGTCGAGCATCATGCAGCTCATCATGGAGACCCGGCTGCCCGACGACTTGGCCGCCGCCATTCTGGATGCCTACGACAAGTTGGCCGAAAAACTCGGCTCGCCTCCGGACCTGGCCGTGCGGTCCAGCGCGCTCGGCGAGGACATCGAGGGTTCCTCTTTCGCGGGCCAGTACAGGTCCGTGCTCAACGTGGACCGCGCTTCCCTGCTCGATGCCTACAAGGAGGTCGCCGCCTCCAAATATTCCCGCCAGGCCATGGCCTATCGGCTCAGTCACGGAATCCGCGACGACGATGTGGCCATGAGCGTCGGCTGCATGACCATGGTGGAGTCCGCGGTCGGCGGCGTGGCTTATTCGGGCAATCCGGTGAACGTCCGCGACGACCGTATCTCCATCAGTTCGGTCTGGGGACTGCCCAAGCCTGTGGTGGACGGCACCGCCGGGACCGACGAGTTCATCGTCTCCCGCGATCCCCTTCGTCTGGAAGAGGTCCACGTGGCCGAGAAGACCGACATGTACGTTTGCAGCGACGACGAGGGCGTGTGCCGCGAGAAGCTTACCGAGGACAAGGCCTCCCAGCCTTCGTTGACCGAGGAGCAGGCACTGGTCGTGGCTCGCGAGACCGTGCGCATCGAGGAGCATTTCGGCACGCCCCAGGATATCGAGTGGGCCATGAGCCCGGACGGGGCCTTTCATCTCCTGCAATGCCGCCCGCTCATGCGTGTCTCTTCGGGTGAGCACAGCACGCCGTCGGCCAATCTGCCCAAACCCGTACTTACCGGCGGCAAGACCGCAAGCCCCGGCGTGGGCGTGGGACCGGCTTTCGTCGTGCGCAAGGATGTGGACGCACTCAGCTTTCCCGACGGCGGCGTGATGATCTTGCGCCAGGCATTGCCCAGCCGGGCGGCGCTTCTAGATCGCGCCAGCGCGCTCATTTCCGAACAGGGCGGTATGGCCGGGCATCTCGCCAACGTGGCCCGTGAGTTCGGCGTTCCGGCCCTGTTCGGGGTCAAGGGCGCTGTCAGCCGGTTTGAGAACGGCCAGATTCTCACCGTGGATGCCGAGGGAAGGGCCGTGTACGATGGCGCGGTTGAGGCGCTGCTCAAGGAGCATACCCGGCAGCGGATCATGCGAGGCAGTCCTGTGCAGGGCGCTTTGCGCAAGGCGGCACGCCATATCGTCCGCCTCAATCTGACCAACCCGGAATCTCCTGAATTCAAGCCCTCGAACTGCCGGACCCTGCATGACGTCATGCGCTACTGCCACGAGCGGGCTGTGAACGTCATGTTTGAATTCGGCACCCACGACGACTACATCGAAGCCGCGAGCCGGCAACTTATTTGCGATGTGCCCAAGCAATTCTGGATTCTCAATCTGGACGACGGGTTCTCTCCCGAGGGCCAGGAACGCAAGGACCGCTGCATCCTCCTCAAACACATTGTCTCCTATCCCATGCAAAAGCTATGGGAAGGGATGCAGGCCGTGCCCTGGGAAGGCCCGCCGCCGGTTCACGGCCGGGGGCTCATGTCGGTCATGTTCGAGGCCACCATGAACCCGGATCTCGTGCCGTCCACCGGCACTCGCTATACCCAGAAGAACTATTTCATGGTCTCCAAGAATTATTGCTCCCTGCAATCGCGCTTCGGCTTCCACTTTTGCGGCGTCGAAGCCCTTGTGGGCGACAGGGTCAGCGAAAACTACGCCTCTTTCCAGTTCAAGGGCGGGGCCGCCAACATGGAACGGCGCATCCGCCGCGCCCGCTTCGTGGGCGACCTTTTGGAGATGTACGACTTTCGCGTCCGCGTTCGTCAGGACAACATGTTCGCCCGCGTCGAAGGGCTCGACCGGGAGACCATGGGCCATCGACTCAAGATCATTGGATACCTCATCACCCATACCCGCCAGCTCGACATGATTATGTCCGACGAGGCTGCCATCGCCCGGCGTCGAGAGCGGTTCCTCAACGACTTCAAGATGTTCGACGAGAATTCCGAGGAAGGAGAATAA
- the tmcD gene encoding electron transfer complex subunit TmcD yields the protein MGKISSWDWEPGQKTVVKSLSPLEGHEWQEEPYASPDGETIAAIVKVGDGEFSVRVNDSVWEATFEKIWYPKFSPDGRLAAICQQDMEWVLVADGETIGETTDYVWDTLFSEDGSAIATMTKSMERYGMSVNGELWENLYENANQPAFAKEGSHTAAVVQAESLGAADLEGFKRGVYTVAVDGEAWKGRYVNIWNPTFNEAGDSVAATCRTTVYAHTITVDDKPWDKTYTQVWEPVFCPKDGGVAAPVRVAGKWGVDKDGKTLWEPRYIQCLELTYDATGEKLWAIVATSYGQFTACLNNAPWGETFPTVSDLVVSPNGERAAILASNCNEDFRIVVDGTPWAGTYDMAWPVVFSPDSKAAAAKVEKNGRFRILVNGKSFERDFDAVWPPIFSEDGTKVLIRAIENNSFVRIVAEVCNF from the coding sequence ATGGGAAAAATCTCCTCTTGGGACTGGGAACCCGGCCAAAAAACGGTCGTTAAATCCCTCTCCCCTCTCGAAGGACACGAATGGCAGGAAGAGCCGTACGCTTCGCCTGACGGCGAGACTATCGCCGCTATCGTCAAGGTGGGCGACGGCGAATTCTCCGTTCGAGTCAACGACTCGGTATGGGAAGCCACGTTCGAAAAGATCTGGTATCCGAAATTCTCTCCGGACGGCCGCCTGGCCGCCATCTGCCAGCAGGACATGGAATGGGTTCTGGTCGCGGACGGCGAAACCATAGGCGAGACCACCGATTACGTATGGGACACCTTGTTCAGTGAAGACGGTTCCGCCATCGCCACCATGACAAAGTCCATGGAACGGTATGGCATGAGCGTCAACGGCGAACTCTGGGAAAACCTGTACGAAAACGCCAACCAGCCCGCCTTCGCCAAGGAAGGTTCGCACACTGCCGCCGTTGTCCAGGCCGAAAGCCTGGGCGCTGCCGACCTGGAAGGGTTCAAGCGCGGCGTCTACACCGTGGCCGTGGACGGCGAAGCCTGGAAGGGCCGCTACGTCAACATCTGGAATCCGACCTTCAACGAGGCCGGTGATTCCGTCGCAGCCACCTGCAGAACCACGGTTTACGCCCACACCATCACCGTGGACGACAAGCCGTGGGACAAGACCTACACCCAGGTTTGGGAGCCGGTCTTCTGTCCCAAGGACGGCGGCGTGGCCGCTCCGGTCCGCGTGGCGGGCAAATGGGGCGTGGACAAGGACGGCAAGACCCTGTGGGAACCCCGCTACATCCAGTGTCTGGAACTCACCTACGACGCCACCGGCGAAAAGCTGTGGGCCATCGTGGCCACCAGCTACGGCCAGTTCACTGCCTGTTTGAACAACGCCCCATGGGGTGAGACGTTCCCCACCGTGTCCGACCTGGTGGTCAGCCCCAACGGCGAACGCGCCGCGATCCTGGCCTCCAACTGCAACGAGGACTTCCGCATCGTGGTGGACGGCACTCCCTGGGCCGGTACCTACGACATGGCCTGGCCCGTTGTCTTCTCCCCGGACTCCAAGGCGGCAGCCGCCAAGGTGGAAAAGAACGGCCGGTTCCGGATTCTGGTCAACGGCAAGTCCTTCGAACGGGACTTCGACGCCGTCTGGCCCCCGATCTTCAGCGAGGACGGCACCAAGGTGCTGATCCGCGCCATCGAAAACAACAGCTTCGTCCGCATCGTCGCGGAAGTGTGCAACTTCTAA
- a CDS encoding response regulator: protein MPARVLLVDDEKGFVDTMTKRLENRGFSVDVAYDGPQALAALDKGGINFDVVILDVKMPGMDGNEVLKRIRGDYPLVEVIMLTGHATVESAIEGMKAGAFDYLMKPCELNELIDKIGEAYDKKQAHEDKILEARARHIELRRGD, encoded by the coding sequence ATGCCTGCTAGAGTATTGCTCGTCGACGACGAGAAAGGATTCGTGGATACCATGACCAAGCGGCTGGAGAACCGGGGTTTCTCCGTGGACGTCGCCTATGACGGGCCGCAGGCCCTGGCCGCGCTGGACAAGGGCGGGATAAACTTCGACGTGGTCATTCTGGACGTCAAGATGCCCGGAATGGATGGCAACGAGGTACTCAAACGCATCAGGGGGGATTATCCTCTGGTGGAAGTCATCATGCTCACCGGCCACGCCACCGTGGAGTCGGCCATCGAGGGCATGAAGGCCGGTGCCTTCGACTACTTGATGAAGCCGTGCGAATTGAATGAACTCATCGACAAGATCGGTGAAGCCTACGACAAGAAACAGGCGCACGAGGACAAGATACTCGAAGCCCGCGCCCGGCATATCGAGCTGCGCAGGGGAGACTAG
- a CDS encoding c-type cytochrome, whose protein sequence is MRKLLAVLTIVCCFGVTAAFAVDGGDLYRKRCAKCHRDGSESSKAGGDVVLKGQSAQEIEMKLKGYVDGTYGGSKKKTMARLLTRLSADDIKALSGYIGAM, encoded by the coding sequence ATGAGAAAATTACTGGCTGTTTTGACCATCGTATGCTGTTTCGGCGTGACCGCCGCCTTTGCCGTGGACGGCGGCGACTTATATCGGAAACGGTGCGCGAAGTGTCATCGCGACGGAAGTGAATCCTCCAAGGCGGGCGGCGACGTGGTCCTGAAAGGACAATCCGCCCAGGAGATCGAGATGAAGCTCAAAGGGTACGTGGACGGGACTTACGGCGGGAGCAAGAAGAAAACCATGGCGCGTCTGCTCACCAGGCTCTCGGCCGACGATATCAAGGCCCTGTCCGGTTACATCGGCGCCATGTAG
- a CDS encoding response regulator — MADTPIRVLLVDDELGFLDVLAKRMGKRGYQVTTAGSGAESIRVLRDNDFDVAVLDLKLEDMDGIEVLQIMKKMVPELPVIMLTGHGSEQAAREGVESGAFDYLLKPCDLDDLLEKVGEAVAG; from the coding sequence ATGGCAGATACGCCCATTCGCGTCCTTTTGGTCGACGACGAACTCGGCTTTCTCGATGTGCTGGCCAAGCGCATGGGCAAGCGCGGGTATCAGGTGACGACCGCGGGCAGCGGGGCCGAATCCATCCGGGTGCTCCGGGATAATGATTTCGATGTGGCCGTCCTTGATCTCAAGCTAGAGGATATGGACGGCATCGAGGTCTTGCAGATAATGAAGAAGATGGTGCCGGAACTGCCGGTCATCATGCTTACCGGCCACGGTTCGGAGCAGGCGGCCAGGGAAGGCGTCGAGTCCGGCGCTTTCGACTACCTGCTCAAGCCGTGTGATCTGGACGACCTCCTCGAAAAGGTCGGGGAGGCCGTGGCCGGTTAG
- the tmcB gene encoding electron transfer complex ferredoxin TmcB encodes MSHIADRIISDVGLEAGVAALTTEKIEKVVNQTLKGETGAKLRAYKETCMRCGLCSQGCHYYMSHDADPSYSPVNKATETMYELMDKKGKVSPQRIYEMAQMAYTECNLCKRCAHYCPIGIDTGYIMSMVRRICYLLDVVPQYIRDTAHSHASTMNQMWVKDDEWIDSLQWQEDEARDEFPDLRIPLDKEGAEIYYSVIAPEPKFRTQLIYQAAAIMNAAGVDWTMPSHPGWDNSDMCMFVGDYENMGRLKRAHYESAQKLRVKRIVMGECGHAFRSVYDMGNRWLGHKKMPVPVIHAIDFYWELINEGKIKITHQYENPVTIQDPCNIIRGRGLMDKLRDVVHFLCKEVVEMTPNREHNYCCCAGGGVINCGPPFKNTRMTGNRVKAEQLKATGVHDVVIPCHNCHGGIEDIIGYYDLGMHGKFISDIIYELMEKPEV; translated from the coding sequence ATGAGTCACATTGCTGACAGAATCATATCCGACGTCGGCCTTGAAGCAGGCGTCGCCGCGCTGACCACCGAAAAAATCGAAAAGGTGGTCAACCAGACTCTCAAAGGTGAAACCGGAGCCAAACTCCGGGCCTACAAAGAAACGTGCATGAGGTGCGGACTGTGCTCGCAGGGCTGTCACTACTACATGTCCCACGATGCCGATCCGAGCTACTCGCCGGTAAACAAGGCCACTGAGACCATGTATGAGCTGATGGACAAAAAGGGCAAGGTTTCGCCCCAGCGCATCTACGAAATGGCCCAGATGGCATACACCGAGTGCAACCTCTGCAAACGGTGCGCCCACTACTGCCCCATCGGCATCGACACCGGCTACATCATGTCCATGGTGCGCCGCATCTGCTACCTGCTGGACGTGGTCCCGCAGTACATCCGCGACACCGCCCACTCCCACGCCTCGACCATGAACCAGATGTGGGTCAAGGACGACGAGTGGATCGACTCCCTGCAGTGGCAGGAGGACGAGGCCCGCGACGAGTTCCCGGACCTGCGCATCCCCCTGGACAAGGAAGGAGCCGAAATCTACTACTCGGTCATCGCCCCGGAACCCAAGTTCCGGACCCAGCTCATCTACCAGGCCGCGGCCATCATGAACGCCGCCGGAGTGGACTGGACCATGCCCTCCCATCCGGGTTGGGACAACTCGGACATGTGCATGTTCGTGGGCGACTACGAAAACATGGGCCGCCTGAAACGCGCCCACTACGAATCCGCCCAGAAGCTGCGCGTCAAACGCATCGTCATGGGCGAATGCGGCCACGCCTTCCGCTCTGTCTACGACATGGGCAACCGCTGGCTCGGCCACAAAAAGATGCCGGTCCCGGTCATCCACGCCATCGACTTCTACTGGGAACTGATCAACGAAGGCAAAATCAAGATCACCCACCAGTACGAGAACCCGGTGACCATCCAGGACCCGTGCAACATCATTCGCGGCCGCGGCCTCATGGACAAGCTCCGCGACGTGGTCCACTTCCTGTGCAAGGAAGTGGTCGAGATGACCCCCAACCGCGAGCACAACTACTGCTGTTGCGCAGGCGGCGGCGTCATCAACTGCGGACCGCCGTTCAAGAACACCCGCATGACCGGCAACCGCGTCAAGGCCGAACAGCTCAAGGCGACCGGCGTGCACGACGTCGTCATTCCGTGCCATAACTGTCACGGCGGCATCGAAGACATCATCGGTTACTATGATCTCGGGATGCACGGAAAGTTCATCAGCGACATCATCTACGAACTGATGGAAAAACCGGAAGTCTAG
- a CDS encoding response regulator, which yields MAEIKALLVDDEESFRNTLCKRLSRRGMTVEQAGSGEEALERLKTYQPDVILLDVKMPGMDGLTALHKIKEIDPLIEVVMLTGHASMEIAIRGMELGAFDYLMKPVEFEELLYKLEDASSRKKRHEDRIAAKANR from the coding sequence ATGGCCGAGATAAAAGCGCTCCTTGTGGACGACGAGGAATCCTTTCGCAACACGCTGTGCAAGCGGCTTTCGCGCCGGGGCATGACCGTTGAGCAGGCGGGCTCGGGCGAGGAAGCCCTTGAACGCCTCAAGACCTATCAGCCGGACGTGATCCTGCTCGACGTCAAGATGCCCGGCATGGACGGGCTGACAGCCCTGCACAAGATCAAGGAGATTGACCCGCTGATCGAGGTGGTTATGCTCACCGGCCATGCCAGCATGGAGATAGCCATTCGGGGCATGGAACTAGGGGCCTTCGACTATCTGATGAAGCCCGTGGAGTTCGAGGAGCTGCTCTACAAGCTCGAAGACGCCTCCAGCCGCAAGAAGCGGCATGAAGACCGTATCGCGGCCAAGGCGAACAGATAG
- the tmcC gene encoding TmcC family electron transfer complex membrane anchor subunit produces the protein MTDFYVFVTGPLAWIAWGVFILGSIYRLVSMYALAKAKDGSSIAYMSWYYGLRSILAWMIPFKSMGWKSDPLMTVTTFIFHLCFLLVAVFLGGHVVMWNTAFGINLPSLPSQFGDIISFVALAGCAVFAYRRLALPHVKGVTRCQDWFALVLVALPFITGILAYHQVGPVLFMTTLHVLAGELLIALIPFTRLSHALFVLFTRAYMGSEFGGVRHANDW, from the coding sequence ATGACTGATTTCTATGTCTTCGTCACCGGCCCCCTCGCCTGGATCGCCTGGGGTGTGTTCATCCTCGGCTCCATCTACCGTCTGGTCAGCATGTATGCGCTGGCCAAGGCCAAAGACGGCTCTTCCATCGCCTACATGAGCTGGTACTACGGTCTCCGGTCCATTCTCGCGTGGATGATTCCGTTCAAATCCATGGGCTGGAAGTCCGACCCCCTGATGACCGTCACGACCTTTATCTTCCACCTCTGCTTCCTGCTCGTAGCCGTCTTCCTGGGCGGACACGTCGTCATGTGGAACACCGCGTTCGGTATCAATCTCCCGAGCCTGCCCTCGCAGTTCGGCGACATCATCAGCTTTGTGGCCCTGGCCGGCTGTGCGGTCTTCGCGTACCGCCGCCTCGCCCTGCCGCACGTCAAGGGCGTCACCCGTTGCCAGGATTGGTTTGCCCTGGTCCTCGTGGCCCTGCCGTTCATCACCGGCATCCTGGCCTACCATCAGGTCGGCCCGGTCCTGTTCATGACCACCCTGCACGTACTCGCCGGTGAACTGCTGATCGCCCTGATCCCGTTCACCCGCCTGAGCCACGCGCTGTTCGTCCTCTTCACCAGGGCGTACATGGGTTCCGAGTTCGGCGGCGTCCGCCATGCCAATGACTGGTAG
- the tmcA gene encoding acidic tetraheme cytochrome c3 TmcA — protein MKKNTFTLAASMLTVILLVVAYMAPTAFSQDDMTEVPADGFAKLERPRVPFVHDAHNEKAELDDCVVCHHSMNDDGTQNLEESSEGEPCSSCHAEVRDDGGTPLMRAYHLQCQGCHEKEGKGPVACGECHVK, from the coding sequence ATGAAAAAGAACACCTTCACGCTTGCGGCCTCCATGCTGACCGTCATCCTGCTGGTCGTCGCCTACATGGCCCCCACGGCCTTTTCCCAGGATGATATGACCGAAGTGCCCGCGGACGGATTCGCCAAACTCGAACGCCCCCGCGTGCCCTTTGTCCACGACGCCCATAACGAAAAAGCCGAGCTGGACGACTGCGTGGTCTGCCATCACTCCATGAACGACGACGGCACCCAGAACCTCGAAGAATCCTCCGAGGGCGAGCCCTGTAGCTCCTGCCATGCCGAAGTCCGCGACGACGGCGGCACCCCGCTCATGCGGGCCTACCACCTGCAATGCCAGGGTTGCCACGAAAAAGAAGGCAAAGGCCCCGTGGCCTGCGGCGAATGCCACGTAAAGTAG
- a CDS encoding sensor histidine kinase — protein sequence MSDDHYYQGLARSMMFTIILVSFAPLFIVVLIAGYQYSVAYEEKVEAHLRELVLKHDQTIDAYLDEKVSEIRVLAEVIDLGGLASPEGIKSLHDALGRGHGSDFVDLGLIDEKGIQVAYSGPFQLQGLDYSGEPWFQAVRENMVHVSDVGLGMRGVPHFIIALRMRADGREWVLRTTLDFITFNRLVENIRIGETGMAYIINLQGEFQTTPHRDMSAEVPFLRELARSIAGSADQVRGKAAMAVMDNPATGRETIFVTSQIKGGDWLMVYQQDAADAFATLNRSRDLAILILFIGGVAISVMASLMSRRMARKVARADAAKDIMNEQFIEAGKLASVGELAAGIAHEINNPVAIMVEEAGWTQDLLEEGLDKDDNDREVQRALNQIRTQGARCKEITHKLLSFARKIDPTVMSVDLNELIREIAELSSQRAKYANVVIETSLGDNIAPIKASPSEMQQVFLNLVNNAIDAMDPGGGSLDISTRQEGDTVLALVSDTGSGIPEANLSRIFDPFFTTKPVGKGTGLGLSIIYGIINKMGGNISVDSAVGRGTTFTLRLPSGAAGGADESEAARI from the coding sequence ATGTCCGACGACCACTATTACCAGGGTTTGGCCAGGAGCATGATGTTCACCATCATCCTGGTCTCTTTCGCTCCGCTTTTCATCGTCGTGCTCATCGCCGGGTATCAGTACAGCGTCGCCTACGAGGAAAAGGTCGAGGCGCACCTGCGGGAGCTGGTCCTCAAGCACGACCAGACCATCGACGCCTACCTGGACGAGAAGGTTTCCGAAATTCGGGTGCTGGCCGAGGTCATCGACCTGGGCGGCCTGGCCTCGCCGGAGGGGATCAAGTCCCTGCACGACGCGCTCGGCAGGGGGCACGGTTCTGACTTCGTTGACCTGGGGCTTATCGACGAGAAGGGCATCCAGGTGGCCTATTCCGGTCCGTTCCAGCTCCAGGGGCTGGACTATTCCGGCGAGCCGTGGTTTCAGGCCGTGCGCGAGAACATGGTTCATGTCAGCGACGTCGGGCTGGGGATGCGCGGCGTGCCGCATTTCATCATCGCCCTGCGTATGCGTGCCGACGGCCGCGAATGGGTTCTGCGCACCACACTGGACTTCATCACCTTCAATCGGCTGGTGGAGAATATCCGCATCGGCGAAACGGGCATGGCCTATATCATCAATCTGCAGGGGGAGTTTCAGACCACCCCGCACCGTGACATGTCCGCCGAGGTCCCGTTTTTGCGCGAGCTTGCCCGGTCCATTGCCGGGAGCGCCGATCAGGTGCGCGGCAAGGCAGCGATGGCCGTCATGGACAACCCCGCCACGGGCCGCGAGACCATTTTCGTGACCAGCCAGATCAAGGGCGGCGACTGGCTCATGGTCTACCAACAGGATGCCGCCGACGCCTTCGCCACCCTGAACCGCAGCCGCGATCTGGCCATTCTCATCCTGTTCATCGGCGGCGTGGCCATCTCGGTCATGGCGTCCCTCATGAGCCGCCGGATGGCCCGCAAGGTCGCCCGGGCGGACGCGGCCAAGGATATCATGAACGAGCAGTTCATCGAGGCGGGCAAGCTGGCCAGCGTGGGCGAGCTTGCGGCGGGCATCGCGCACGAGATCAACAACCCGGTGGCCATCATGGTCGAGGAGGCGGGCTGGACTCAGGACCTGCTTGAGGAAGGGCTCGACAAGGACGACAATGATCGCGAGGTCCAGCGGGCTCTCAACCAGATTCGGACCCAGGGCGCGCGGTGCAAGGAGATCACCCACAAACTCCTTTCGTTCGCGCGCAAGATCGATCCCACTGTCATGTCCGTGGACCTCAACGAACTGATTCGGGAAATCGCCGAGCTGTCCTCCCAGCGGGCCAAGTATGCCAACGTGGTTATCGAAACCAGTCTGGGCGACAACATCGCGCCCATCAAGGCGAGTCCTTCCGAGATGCAGCAGGTGTTTCTCAACCTGGTCAACAACGCCATCGACGCCATGGACCCCGGCGGAGGCAGCCTGGACATCAGCACCCGCCAGGAGGGCGACACGGTGCTTGCGTTGGTTTCGGACACCGGATCGGGCATCCCCGAGGCCAATCTGTCGCGTATTTTCGATCCGTTTTTCACCACCAAGCCCGTGGGCAAGGGGACCGGGCTGGGGCTGTCCATCATCTATGGCATCATCAACAAGATGGGCGGGAACATTTCGGTGGATTCGGCCGTGGGCCGGGGCACCACTTTTACCCTCCGCCTGCCGTCGGGCGCGGCGGGGGGTGCGGACGAATCGGAGGCCGCGCGGATATAA